The sequence below is a genomic window from Bacillota bacterium.
GGTGTCCTGGAGAGATTGGGTATAGCATTGCTCGGTATTTCCATGGATACGATAGAGAAAGCGGAGGATCGGGAACGGTTCAAACACTTCATGGCCTCGCTCGGTGAGCCGGTTCCACCCAGTGTGGTGGTGGACAATGTCGAAGATGCAGCCCTGTTTGCTTCCGAGGTGGGGTACCCGGTGATCGTCCGCCCTGCTTATACGCTTGGGGGAACGGGGGGCGGGATGGTGAAGAGCCCGGATGAACTGCATGCAACGGTACTCAGGGGCTTGAAGCATAGTATCATCAATCAGGCTCTCATCGAGAAGAGTGTGGCTGGCTGGAAGGAGATCGAGTTTGAAGTGATACGCGATGGGGCGGATAATTGTATCATTGTATGTAGCATGGAAAATATAGATCCAGCTGGAATCCATACCGGCGACAGTATGGTGATCGCCCCTGTGCAGACGCTTGGAACTTCCGAATATCTCATGTTGAGAGATGCTTCATACAGGATCATCAGGGCTCTCGGGGTTGAAGGGGGTTGCAACATCCAGTTTGCCCTTGACCCGGGGAGTTTGGATTACGCGGTCATTGAAGTCAATCCGCGGGTTAGCCGTTCCAGTGCCCTGGCTTCCAAGGCTACCGGTTATCCGATTGCCAGGGTTGCCGGCAAGATTGCCATCGGATTGCACCTTGACCAGATTACCAATGCCATTACAGGATTGAAAAATGCTTGTTTCGAACCGGTGATGGATTACTGTGTAGTCAAGATTCCGCGCTGGCCTTTCGATAAATTTGCCCTGGCCCAGCGCAATCTTGGCACGCAGATGAAGGCCACGGGTGAGGTGATGGCCATAGAAAGATCGGTGGAGGCAGCCCTCATGAAGGCGGCTCGTTCATTGGAGATAGGAGTTTCGGGGCTTTCTCTTCCCGGTACCGAAAACAAATCGGAGACAGACATTCGCAGGAGGCTGGCCGAGCCGGATGATGAAAGGTTGTTCATCATCGCCGAGGCTCTGCGCCGCGAGATGAGCACGGAAGAGATTGGCCGTCTCACCGGAATAGACCTCTTTTTTATCAACAAGATCAACAATATCATAGAAATTGAGAAAAAAATAAATCACATCGGTGAAGAAGGTAAAATCATGCCTCCACAATTGTGGAAACAGGCCAGGGAGGCCGGTTTTACAGATGTTTTTTTGCATGAATTGATGGGAGATGGCGGAAGAAAGGCGAAGGGGCATGACCGATGGGGCAATATTTCACCGGTTTACAAAAAGGTTGATGCCTGTGCCGGAGGGGCTGAAACCATGCCGCGCTATCTGTATTCATCCTACGGTGATGACGATGAATCTCTCCCCACCAGGGCGAGGAAAATGATCGTGCTGGGAAGTGGCCCCATCAGGATCGGGCAGGGCATAGAATTCGATTATTGTTCGGTCCATGCTTCCTGGGCCCTGAGGGATGAGGGCATTGAAACGATCATCATCAACAGTAATCCCGAGACGGTAAGCACCGATTTTGACACTTCGGACCGGCTGTATTTTGAACCGGTTACCCTGGAGGATGTAATGAACATTGTTGAACGGGAAAGGCCGGAAGGGGTTATTGTCCAATTCGGAGGACAGACGGCTATCAACATTGCCGGATCCCTTCACCGGAAAGGAGTCAGGATCGTCGGCACTTCCGTGGACAGTATCGACAGAACGGAGGATCGGGAAAAATTTGATCTGATTCTTGAGGAACTTGATTTGAAACGCCCGCCCGGGAAAGCCTGCTACTCGCTTGAACAGGCCCTGAAAACTGCTTCTGCAGTGGGTTATCCGGTGGTGGTCAGGCCTTCCTATGTGCTAGGCGGCCGGGCCATGGAAATTGTTTACCGCGACGAAGAACTGAAGGATTACATGGAAACGGCGGTCAAGGTCTCTCCAAACCATCCCGTGCTGGTGGACAAATATCTCGATGGCCTGGAGATCGAGGTTGATGCTGTATGCGACGGTGAAGACATATTGATACCGGGAATCATGGAACATATCGAGCGTGCAGGGGTTCATTCCGGTGATAGCATTGCTGTCTATCCCCCGCAGAGATTGTCGGAGGACATCTACGGGGAACTGCTTTCTTCCACTCGCCGGTTGGGCAGGGCCCTGGATGTGAGGGGGATGATCAACGCCCAGTACGTGGTATACGGGGGAGAACTTTATCTGTTGGAGGTAAATCCCCGTTCCAGTCGGACTGTACCGTTCATGAGCAAGGTTACAGGTATACCGTTGATCAAACTGGCTGTTAAAGTGAGCCTGGGGCAGACACTGCAAGAGTTGGGTTACTGCAGCGGTATCATCGATCCCCCTCCGTATGTAAGTGTCAAAGCTCCGGTTTTTTCATTTGGTAAAATAATGGATCTTGACACCGTTCTTGGTCCGGAAATGAAATCCACCGGGGAGGTAATCGGGATGGGGCCCACGTTTGCTTCGGCCCTTTACAAAGCTCTGGTGGCAGCAGGTTTCTCACTGCCCGCGGGGGGCCGCATCCTGGCCACCATTGCAGACAAGGACAAAAAGGAGGCCATGCCCATGATCAGGGGGCTGTCTGCCCTTGGATACGAGATCATGGCTACCGGGGGGACAGCAGATTTTCTGCAGAGAAATGGTGTCCCGGTGAAAAGGGTTCGCAAGGTGGGGGAAGGGTCGCCCCATATCATTGATCTGCTGCGCAACGGAGAAATCAACCTTGTTTTGAACACTCTTACAAAGGGAAAAATTCCCGAGAGGGATGGGTTCAGAATTCGCCGGGCGGCGGCAGAGCATAATGTATACTGTCTTACTTCCCTGGATACGGCTCGGGAGATCTACCATGCTCTTTGCTATATCCGCAGGGGTAAAAAACTTGAATATATCACGATACAGGATTATCTTGACAGAAGGAATGTTTCTTGTTCTTCGCAATAAAATTTGTTCACCTGGGGGGCGGATATAGATGTCATTCTGGGTCAAGGCCATGCTTCTGGGCCTTTTTGCCGGGGTGTTGGGTACTGCCAGCGGTGGTTTGTTCTCGTTCTTGCTCTGGAGGCCCCGGAAAAAACTTTTGAGCCTGCTGCTGGGCCTCTCGGCAGGGATAATGCTGGTCATCATCTTCATGGAGTTGTTGTCCGAATCGGTTTCCATAGGCGGACTATGGATGGGGTTGATTGGCCTGACCCTGGGGATATTGCTACTTTACGTTCTCGATTTATTTTTTCCCCACCAGCATTTTGGTGCTGAAGGGGAGCAGAAAAATCGTCTGCGCCAGGCAGGGATTTTGCTCGGTATCGGCATTGCGCTGCACAATGTTCCGGAAGGCCTGGCCATCGGATCCAGTTATTACGCGGATGTGGGTTTTGGCCTGGAAATTGCCATCATCATGGCTCTTCACAATGTCCCGGAAGGCATCGCCATGGCCACGACCATGAAAATGGGAGGATTTCGCAACCTTACAATCATTTTGGCCACGATACTGGCTGGATTGCCGATGGCGTTTGGTGGCATGGCCGGGGCCCTGATCGGCAGCATTTCCTCTACCTTTTTGAGCAGCTCGCTTGCTTTTGCTGCGGGGGCCATGCTGTATATTGTCTGTGATGAATTGATTCCCGAGGCCCACAATACTTCCGAGGGGCACTCGGCCACATTGGGGATTGTCTTTGGCGTTATCATAGGGATGTTCATTTTATCTGCCCAGTAGCAAATCCATTCGGGGCCAGTGGGTAAATAAAATGATCGATAATGTCGGCCTGTTATCAAGCTCTGAAAATCCTTGACTTTTTTGTCTTTAAATCTTACTATTAGTAAGGACTTTCAATGAAAGGTGGAAACTGAAGAGATGCGAGCGATGACCCTTCTAGAAAAGGTTAGACATATGAAAAAAGCGATTCAAAGTTCCACGGAATCACTTAACTTTACCGAGGGAGCCTGCATTTTGCAGGAAGGGATAAGAGCCAATATATTTATTGTCTCCACCAGGGGGCAGATTCTGGGATACAGCGTGGTCAAGGATTTCGGGTGCAGTTATTTTCAGGAGAATATTATCGAAAAAGGTGAATTTCCCTCCTGGTACAATGAAAAATTTTTGATGGGCAGCGACGAATCAAAAATCAATATAGTGTATCGAAGCGACAAATGTGTTTTTTTGAAAGACAAATCGTTGGATTGTCGGCATCATCCGGAAGCGATGGCCGTTGTGCCCATCCTTGGAGAAAGGCGACTGGGCTCTCTTCTCCTCCACAGATATCAGGGGGAATTCTCCATAGATGATATTGTTCTGGCCGAGATTGGCGCTGCCGTAATAAGTATGGAAATGATGAGGGCCGCGGAAGAAATAAAAATAGAAGATACCCGCTTTCGGGCCATTCTTGATGTGGCATTCAGCAGTCTTTCCTATTCTGAACTCGAGGCGCTGGAAGAAATATTCAGGGAATTGGCCGGCAAGGAAGGTATCGTTGTGGCCAGCAAGATAGCAGACAATCTGGGTATTACCCGTTCGGTCATCGTCAATGCTCTGCGCAAATTTGAAAGCGCCGGGGTGATAGATTCACGTTCTTTGGGGATGAAAGGCACCTATATCAGGGTAAAGAATAATGTCTTCAAGGATGAAATCATGAAAAGGATTTCCCCGTAATCACGTAACAAAATAGACCGGATATTGAAATAACATCCGCCTTCTGGCGGATGTTATTTGTTCTTGATCCGATTTGATATTTATTTCATAGCTCCCCGCAACGTTCAAGAAGGGCTTCCCATTCCCCATCAACAAACTGTTGCAGCCTGGCCAGCTGTGCTTCACTCTGCCCCTTGAGCAGATGTGCAAAACGGCCCTGTGGTTTGATGTATTCTTCCAGGCTCTTTTTTCTATTTTTGGGGTTGTAGTTGAGCTTCCATTTCCCATTTTCCACTTCATACAGCGGCCAAACACAGGATTGGACCGAGAGGCGGGCTATTTCGATCGTTTCTTCCATGGGGAACCTCCATCCCCTGTGGCAGGGTGAGAGGACGTTGATGAATGCCGGGCCCTTGGTATCAAATGCTTTCGACGCTTTGTTGATGATATCTTTCCAGTGGCTTATGGAGGCCTGCGCCACGTAGGGTATCCCATGGGCGGCCACGATAGAAGTAAGGTCTTTACGGAATTCGGTCTTGCCAAAACCGGTTTTTCCAATCGGGCTTGTGGTTGTCCAGGCACCAAAAGTGGTAGCTCCCGAACGTTGGATTCCCGTGTTCATGTATGCCTCGTTGTTGTAGCAGACGTAGACCATTCTGTGGCCACGTTCCAGTGCCCCGGAAAGGGCTTGCAAACCGATATCGTAGGTGGCGCCGTCTCCGGCGAAGGCTACAAAGCGGTATTCCTCATCGAGCCGTCCCTGTTTTTTGAAACTACGATAGGCAGTTTCCACACCGCTCAAAGTGGAAGCAGCATTCTCGAATGCATTGTGCAAATAGGATGCTTTCCATGCCGAGTAGGGGTATATCGTGGTGGAGACCTCCAGACAACCGGTTGGATTTACGATTACAAGATGTACATCTTCGGGAACGGCCATCAATATTTGGCGGATGACAATCGGTGCTCCACATCCTGCACACATGCGGTGACCACCGCTTAGATATTGTTTTTTACGGGCTGCCTCGGCTGTCTTCATCAGATAACATCTCCTTCCCTCAAGCCAAGATAGAGTATACCCTCGGGATAACGGCCTTCGAGAAGATCCCGGCAGGCGTTTTCGACAAGATCCGTGCCCAGATCCCTTCCTCCCAGACCATAAACCAGTTCAAAAATACGGGGTCTATTTTCCAGGTCGTAAAAAGCAGAACGTATCTCTGAAAATAGCGGTCCGCCCTGCTCTCCGGCAAACATCAGGGAGCGGTCCATGACTCCGATTACGGGAACGTGAGCCAACGCTTTTTGCAGGGCTCTTACCGGAAATGGGCGGAAGACCCTCAACTTCAGAAGACCCACCGGCAGGCCTTTTTTCCGCATTTCTTTTACTACATGCGCAACTGTACCGGCTGCTGACCCGGCAGCTATCAGGGCTACCTGGGCATCTTCCAGAAAAAGTTCCTCGAACAATCCATAATATCGCCCGAATTTGTCCCCAAATTCCCTGCCAACCTCCTCGATAACGTGCAGGGCATTGCTCATTGCCTCTTCCTGGGCACGCTTGAATTCAAAATAGTAACCGCCCAACGTGTCAAAATTACCCATCGATACAGGTTGACCGGGGTCAAGAAGATAATGGTCCGGTACATAGGAACCAATAAAACTGCGGACTTCTTCATCTTCGCAATACTCGATACGTTCCACGCTGTGGCTGATGATGAATCCATCCAGGTTGATCATGATCGGCAGGAGTATCTTCTTGTTTTCGGCTATCTTCACGGCCTGGATGGTGTTGTCATATGATTCCTGGACGTTTTCGCAGAACACCTGTATCCACCCCGCATCACGTGCGCCCATACTATCGCTATGATCACAATGAATGTTGATGGGGGCTGACAGGGATCTGTTAACGTTGGGCATGACGATGGGGAGACGCAGGCCGGAAGCAACGTAGAGCAGTTCCCACATCAATGCCAGCCCCTGCGACGAAGTTGCGGTTATAACCCTTGCGCCTGCAGCGGCAGCTCCAATGCAGGAACTCATGGCGCTATGTTCACTTTCTACATTGATCATCTCGGTATGAACTTTACCGTTCACGACCATCTCTGAAAAAGTTTCCACTATCGATGTCTGTGGCGTGATAGGATAA
It includes:
- the carB gene encoding carbamoyl-phosphate synthase large subunit, with translation MIEKVDLQKVAVIGSGPIIIGQAAEFDYAGSQACRSLREEGLEVVLVNSNPATIMTDLEMADRIYMEPLTLEVLTGILEQERPQGLLPTLGGQVGLNLAKELYRAGVLERLGIALLGISMDTIEKAEDRERFKHFMASLGEPVPPSVVVDNVEDAALFASEVGYPVIVRPAYTLGGTGGGMVKSPDELHATVLRGLKHSIINQALIEKSVAGWKEIEFEVIRDGADNCIIVCSMENIDPAGIHTGDSMVIAPVQTLGTSEYLMLRDASYRIIRALGVEGGCNIQFALDPGSLDYAVIEVNPRVSRSSALASKATGYPIARVAGKIAIGLHLDQITNAITGLKNACFEPVMDYCVVKIPRWPFDKFALAQRNLGTQMKATGEVMAIERSVEAALMKAARSLEIGVSGLSLPGTENKSETDIRRRLAEPDDERLFIIAEALRREMSTEEIGRLTGIDLFFINKINNIIEIEKKINHIGEEGKIMPPQLWKQAREAGFTDVFLHELMGDGGRKAKGHDRWGNISPVYKKVDACAGGAETMPRYLYSSYGDDDESLPTRARKMIVLGSGPIRIGQGIEFDYCSVHASWALRDEGIETIIINSNPETVSTDFDTSDRLYFEPVTLEDVMNIVERERPEGVIVQFGGQTAINIAGSLHRKGVRIVGTSVDSIDRTEDREKFDLILEELDLKRPPGKACYSLEQALKTASAVGYPVVVRPSYVLGGRAMEIVYRDEELKDYMETAVKVSPNHPVLVDKYLDGLEIEVDAVCDGEDILIPGIMEHIERAGVHSGDSIAVYPPQRLSEDIYGELLSSTRRLGRALDVRGMINAQYVVYGGELYLLEVNPRSSRTVPFMSKVTGIPLIKLAVKVSLGQTLQELGYCSGIIDPPPYVSVKAPVFSFGKIMDLDTVLGPEMKSTGEVIGMGPTFASALYKALVAAGFSLPAGGRILATIADKDKKEAMPMIRGLSALGYEIMATGGTADFLQRNGVPVKRVRKVGEGSPHIIDLLRNGEINLVLNTLTKGKIPERDGFRIRRAAAEHNVYCLTSLDTAREIYHALCYIRRGKKLEYITIQDYLDRRNVSCSSQ
- a CDS encoding ZIP family metal transporter → MLLGLFAGVLGTASGGLFSFLLWRPRKKLLSLLLGLSAGIMLVIIFMELLSESVSIGGLWMGLIGLTLGILLLYVLDLFFPHQHFGAEGEQKNRLRQAGILLGIGIALHNVPEGLAIGSSYYADVGFGLEIAIIMALHNVPEGIAMATTMKMGGFRNLTIILATILAGLPMAFGGMAGALIGSISSTFLSSSLAFAAGAMLYIVCDELIPEAHNTSEGHSATLGIVFGVIIGMFILSAQ
- the codY gene encoding GTP-sensing pleiotropic transcriptional regulator CodY, which gives rise to MTLLEKVRHMKKAIQSSTESLNFTEGACILQEGIRANIFIVSTRGQILGYSVVKDFGCSYFQENIIEKGEFPSWYNEKFLMGSDESKINIVYRSDKCVFLKDKSLDCRHHPEAMAVVPILGERRLGSLLLHRYQGEFSIDDIVLAEIGAAVISMEMMRAAEEIKIEDTRFRAILDVAFSSLSYSELEALEEIFRELAGKEGIVVASKIADNLGITRSVIVNALRKFESAGVIDSRSLGMKGTYIRVKNNVFKDEIMKRISP
- a CDS encoding pyruvate ferredoxin oxidoreductase (catalyzes the formation of acetyl-CoA from pyruvate and coenzyme A) — protein: MKTAEAARKKQYLSGGHRMCAGCGAPIVIRQILMAVPEDVHLVIVNPTGCLEVSTTIYPYSAWKASYLHNAFENAASTLSGVETAYRSFKKQGRLDEEYRFVAFAGDGATYDIGLQALSGALERGHRMVYVCYNNEAYMNTGIQRSGATTFGAWTTTSPIGKTGFGKTEFRKDLTSIVAAHGIPYVAQASISHWKDIINKASKAFDTKGPAFINVLSPCHRGWRFPMEETIEIARLSVQSCVWPLYEVENGKWKLNYNPKNRKKSLEEYIKPQGRFAHLLKGQSEAQLARLQQFVDGEWEALLERCGEL
- the porA gene encoding pyruvate ferredoxin oxidoreductase; the encoded protein is MPETAAVIGTDAVAEAMRQIEPDVVSAYPITPQTSIVETFSEMVVNGKVHTEMINVESEHSAMSSCIGAAAAGARVITATSSQGLALMWELLYVASGLRLPIVMPNVNRSLSAPINIHCDHSDSMGARDAGWIQVFCENVQESYDNTIQAVKIAENKKILLPIMINLDGFIISHSVERIEYCEDEEVRSFIGSYVPDHYLLDPGQPVSMGNFDTLGGYYFEFKRAQEEAMSNALHVIEEVGREFGDKFGRYYGLFEELFLEDAQVALIAAGSAAGTVAHVVKEMRKKGLPVGLLKLRVFRPFPVRALQKALAHVPVIGVMDRSLMFAGEQGGPLFSEIRSAFYDLENRPRIFELVYGLGGRDLGTDLVENACRDLLEGRYPEGILYLGLREGDVI